The following are encoded in a window of Streptomyces sp. Go-475 genomic DNA:
- a CDS encoding P-II family nitrogen regulator codes for MKLITAVVKPHRLDEIKEALQAFGVHGLTVTEASGYGRQRGHTEVYRGAEYTVDLVPKIRIEVLVEDDDAEQLIDVVVKAARTGKIGDGKVWSIPVETAVRVRTGERGPDAL; via the coding sequence ATGAAGCTCATCACCGCCGTCGTCAAGCCGCACCGGCTCGACGAGATCAAGGAGGCCCTGCAGGCCTTCGGCGTGCACGGCCTGACGGTCACCGAGGCCAGCGGCTACGGTCGTCAGCGGGGCCACACCGAGGTCTACCGCGGTGCCGAGTACACCGTCGACCTGGTTCCCAAGATCCGCATCGAGGTCCTGGTCGAGGACGACGACGCCGAGCAGCTGATCGACGTCGTGGTCAAGGCGGCCCGCACCGGCAAGATCGGTGACGGCAAGGTCTGGTCCATCCCGGTCGAGACGGCCGTACGGGTCCGGACCGGCGAGCGCGGCCCCGACGCGCTCTGA
- a CDS encoding [protein-PII] uridylyltransferase: MTGTDVQKEAEDSGPSGYAAARLRLLTEEARSGPPRRAALAELTDDWLTGLFAAGAEGLRGASLVAVGGYGRGELSPRSDLDLLLLHDGSDTKAVAALADRLWYPVWDLGLDLDHSVRTPAEARKTAGEDLKVQLGLLDARHIAGDLGLTAGLRTAVLADWRNQAPKRLPELQELCAERAERQGELQYLLEPDLKEARGGLRDATALRAVAASWLADAPREGLADARRRLLDVRDALHLATGRATDRLALQEQDQVAAELGLLDADTLLRQVYEAARVVSYASDVTWREVGRVLRSRAVRPRLRAMLGGGKPAPERSPLAEGVVEQDGEVVLARAARPERDPVLPLRAAAAAAQAGLPLSLHAVRRMAATVRPIPTPWPAEAREQLVTLLGSGRPTVEVWEALEAEGLITRLLPDWERVRCRPQRNAVHLWTVDRHLIETAVRASEFTRRVSRPDLLLVAALLHDIGKGWPGDHSVAGEIIAKDVAARIGFDRHDVTVIANLVRHHLLLIETATRRDLEDPATVRSVAEAVGSPGTLELLHALTEADALATGPAAWSSWRGSLVADLVKRVSAVLAGDAPDDPEDAAPTAEQERLAIEAVATGSPVLSLRAQTEPPAGQEPSGDPEPLGVELLIAVPDQPGVLPAVAGVLAMHRLTVRTAELRSLTLPDGVDGSVLLLDWRVAAEYGSLPQAARLRADLVRALDGSLDIAGRLAERDAAYPRRRGVVAPPPRVSVHPAASRLATVIEVRSQDAPGLLFRIGRALEDASVRVRSAHVSTLGANAVDAFYVTGPEGAPLPGDEAASVARKLEETLRG, encoded by the coding sequence GTGACGGGAACGGACGTGCAGAAGGAAGCAGAGGACTCGGGACCCAGCGGCTACGCGGCGGCCCGGCTGCGTCTCCTCACCGAGGAGGCGCGGTCCGGGCCGCCGCGCCGTGCGGCCCTGGCCGAACTGACCGACGACTGGCTGACCGGCCTGTTCGCGGCGGGCGCCGAGGGGCTGCGCGGGGCCTCCCTGGTCGCCGTCGGCGGCTACGGCCGCGGCGAACTGTCGCCGCGCAGCGACCTCGACCTGCTCCTGCTGCACGACGGCAGCGACACCAAGGCGGTCGCCGCCCTCGCCGACCGGCTCTGGTACCCGGTGTGGGACCTGGGCCTGGACCTCGACCACTCCGTCCGCACGCCCGCCGAGGCCCGCAAGACCGCCGGCGAGGACCTCAAGGTGCAGCTCGGCCTGCTGGACGCCCGGCACATCGCCGGCGACCTCGGCCTCACCGCCGGGCTGCGGACGGCCGTCCTGGCCGACTGGCGCAACCAGGCGCCCAAGCGCCTGCCCGAACTCCAGGAACTGTGCGCCGAACGCGCCGAGCGGCAGGGCGAACTGCAGTACCTGCTGGAGCCCGACCTGAAGGAGGCCCGCGGCGGGCTGCGCGACGCCACCGCCCTGCGCGCCGTCGCCGCCTCCTGGCTCGCCGACGCCCCGCGCGAGGGCCTCGCCGACGCCCGGCGCCGCCTCCTCGACGTCCGGGACGCCCTGCACCTGGCCACCGGGCGGGCCACCGACCGGCTCGCCCTCCAGGAGCAGGACCAGGTCGCCGCCGAACTCGGCCTGCTGGACGCGGACACACTGCTGCGGCAGGTCTACGAAGCGGCCCGGGTCGTCTCGTACGCCAGTGACGTCACCTGGCGCGAGGTGGGGCGCGTACTGCGGTCGCGCGCCGTGCGGCCCCGGCTGCGCGCCATGCTGGGCGGCGGGAAACCGGCCCCGGAGCGGTCGCCGCTGGCGGAGGGCGTCGTGGAACAGGACGGCGAGGTCGTGCTCGCCCGTGCCGCTCGCCCCGAGCGCGACCCCGTACTGCCCCTGCGCGCCGCCGCGGCCGCCGCGCAGGCCGGACTCCCGCTCTCCCTGCACGCCGTACGGCGCATGGCGGCCACCGTGCGCCCCATCCCCACGCCCTGGCCCGCCGAGGCCCGGGAACAGCTCGTCACCCTGCTCGGCTCCGGCCGCCCGACCGTCGAGGTCTGGGAGGCGCTGGAGGCCGAGGGGCTGATCACCCGGCTGCTGCCCGACTGGGAGCGGGTCCGCTGCCGGCCGCAGCGCAACGCCGTGCACCTGTGGACCGTCGACCGGCACCTCATCGAGACCGCCGTGCGCGCCTCCGAGTTCACGCGCCGGGTCAGCCGGCCCGACCTGCTGCTGGTCGCCGCGCTGCTGCACGACATCGGCAAGGGCTGGCCCGGCGACCACTCGGTGGCCGGCGAGATCATCGCCAAGGACGTCGCCGCCCGCATCGGCTTCGACCGCCACGACGTGACCGTCATCGCCAACCTCGTACGCCACCACCTGCTGCTGATCGAGACGGCCACCCGGCGCGACCTGGAGGACCCGGCCACCGTGCGCTCGGTCGCCGAGGCCGTCGGCTCGCCGGGCACCCTGGAACTGCTGCACGCCCTCACCGAGGCCGACGCCCTGGCCACCGGCCCGGCCGCCTGGTCCTCCTGGCGGGGTTCGCTCGTCGCCGACCTGGTCAAGCGGGTCTCGGCGGTGCTCGCCGGGGACGCCCCCGACGACCCCGAGGACGCCGCGCCGACCGCCGAGCAGGAGCGGCTCGCCATCGAGGCCGTCGCGACCGGGAGCCCGGTCCTGTCCCTGCGGGCCCAGACCGAGCCGCCCGCCGGGCAGGAGCCGTCCGGCGACCCCGAGCCGCTCGGCGTGGAACTGCTCATCGCCGTCCCCGACCAGCCGGGCGTGCTGCCCGCGGTGGCCGGGGTCCTCGCCATGCACCGGCTCACCGTACGCACCGCCGAGCTGCGTTCCCTGACCCTCCCGGACGGCGTCGACGGCTCCGTCCTGCTGCTGGACTGGCGGGTCGCCGCCGAGTACGGCTCCCTGCCGCAGGCCGCCCGCCTGCGCGCCGACCTCGTGCGGGCCCTGGACGGCTCCCTGGACATCGCCGGCCGCCTCGCCGAACGGGACGCGGCCTATCCGCGCCGCCGGGGCGTGGTCGCACCGCCGCCGAGGGTGTCGGTCCACCCGGCCGCCTCCCGGCTGGCCACGGTCATCGAGGTCCGCTCCCAGGACGCCCCGGGCCTGCTGTTCCGCATCGGCCGCGCCCTGGAGGACGCGAGCGTACGGGTGCGCAGCGCGCACGTCTCGACCCTCGGCGCCAACGCCGTGGACGCCTTCTACGTGACCGGCCCGGAGGGCGCGCCGCTGCCCGGCGACGAGGCGGCGTCGGTGGCGCGGAAGCTGGAGGAGACCCTGCGGGGGTGA
- the ffh gene encoding signal recognition particle protein translates to MFDTLSDRLSATFKNLRGKGRLSEADIDATAREIRIALLEADVALPVVRTFIKNVKERALGAEVSRALNPAQQVLKIVNEELVTILGGETRRLRFAKQPPTVIMLAGLQGAGKTTLAGKLGRWLKEQGHSPLLVACDLQRPNAVNQLSVVAERAGVGVYAPEPGNGVGDPVKVAKDSIEHAKSKVHDIVIVDTAGRLGIDQEMMQQAADIRDAVSPDEILFVVDAMIGQDAVNTAEAFRDGVGFDGVVLSKLDGDARGGAALSIRQITGKPIMFASNGEKLEDFDAFHPDRMASRILDMGDLLTLIEQAEKTFDQAEAQKMAEKLASKKGQDFTLDDFLAQMEQVRKMGSISKLLGMLPGMGQIKDQINNLDERDVDRTAAIIKSMTPGERQDPTIINGSRRARIARGSGVEVSAVKNLVERFFEARKMMSRMAQGGGMPGMPGMPGMGGGPGRTKKKQKQAKGKQRSGNPMKRKQQEQEAAARRAAAAEAGGAFGLPQQGGKDFELPDEFKKFMG, encoded by the coding sequence GTGTTCGATACTCTTTCCGATCGCCTCTCAGCGACCTTCAAGAACCTGCGCGGCAAGGGACGGCTCTCCGAGGCGGACATCGACGCCACGGCGCGCGAGATCCGCATCGCGCTCCTCGAGGCGGACGTGGCGCTTCCCGTCGTCCGGACGTTCATCAAGAACGTCAAGGAGCGCGCCCTCGGTGCCGAGGTCTCCAGGGCGCTGAACCCGGCCCAGCAGGTCCTCAAGATCGTCAACGAGGAACTGGTCACCATCCTCGGTGGCGAGACCCGGCGCCTGCGCTTCGCCAAGCAGCCGCCCACCGTGATCATGCTGGCGGGTCTGCAGGGTGCCGGTAAGACCACCCTCGCGGGCAAGCTCGGCCGCTGGCTGAAGGAGCAGGGCCACTCCCCGCTGCTGGTCGCCTGTGACCTCCAGCGCCCGAACGCCGTCAACCAGCTCAGCGTCGTCGCCGAGCGCGCCGGGGTCGGCGTCTACGCGCCGGAGCCGGGCAACGGCGTCGGCGACCCGGTCAAGGTCGCCAAGGACTCCATCGAGCACGCGAAGTCCAAGGTCCACGACATCGTCATCGTCGACACCGCCGGCCGCCTCGGCATCGACCAGGAGATGATGCAGCAGGCCGCGGACATCCGCGACGCGGTCTCCCCGGACGAGATCCTGTTCGTCGTCGACGCGATGATCGGCCAGGACGCCGTGAACACCGCCGAGGCCTTCCGGGACGGCGTCGGCTTCGACGGCGTGGTGCTCTCCAAGCTCGACGGCGACGCCCGCGGTGGTGCCGCCCTGTCGATCCGGCAGATCACCGGCAAGCCGATCATGTTCGCGTCGAACGGCGAGAAGCTCGAGGACTTCGACGCCTTCCACCCGGACCGGATGGCCTCCCGCATCCTCGACATGGGTGACCTGCTCACCCTGATCGAGCAGGCGGAGAAGACCTTCGACCAGGCCGAAGCCCAGAAGATGGCGGAGAAGCTGGCCTCCAAGAAGGGCCAGGACTTCACCCTCGACGACTTCCTGGCCCAGATGGAGCAGGTCCGCAAGATGGGCTCCATCTCCAAGCTGCTCGGCATGCTCCCGGGCATGGGCCAGATCAAGGACCAGATCAACAACCTCGACGAGCGGGACGTCGACCGCACGGCGGCCATCATCAAGTCGATGACCCCGGGCGAGCGCCAGGACCCGACGATCATCAACGGCTCCCGCCGCGCCCGTATCGCGCGGGGTTCCGGTGTCGAGGTCAGCGCGGTGAAGAACCTGGTCGAGCGGTTCTTCGAGGCCCGCAAGATGATGTCCCGCATGGCCCAGGGCGGCGGCATGCCGGGCATGCCCGGGATGCCGGGCATGGGCGGCGGCCCCGGCCGGACGAAGAAGAAGCAGAAGCAGGCCAAGGGCAAGCAGCGCTCCGGCAACCCGATGAAGCGCAAGCAGCAGGAGCAGGAGGCCGCCGCCCGCCGCGCGGCCGCCGCCGAGGCCGGAGGAGCCTTCGGGCTGCCGCAGCAGGGCGGCAAGGACTTCGAACTGCCGGACGAGTTCAAGAAGTTCATGGGCTGA
- a CDS encoding methyltransferase domain-containing protein, which produces MTPTLVRQHLPHAGAAPRVDLRARARDWSEIQERMLVPLYEAVYERLDVGPTTRLLGLGCGSGLALLMATARGAAVTGVDASPERMALARERLLPGAGSTRARAGTRLVEGSPREAREPGAPAYSLVTAFEPIGCLAGDSEGLGGQLAEATPLAERGAAVVLAGWGPPERCATTSVLRVATKLAEPLRASGSWRPALRDDLEEVAQRAGLKPDGSGRVACPFGYADVDSAVRGLKSTGLFDAAMTATDQVQVDKELTEALHPHQRRDGTVWMPNVFRYLIARTP; this is translated from the coding sequence ATGACACCTACGCTCGTGCGGCAGCACCTGCCTCACGCGGGGGCCGCACCCCGCGTGGACCTGCGTGCACGCGCGCGTGACTGGTCCGAAATCCAGGAGCGGATGCTCGTACCGCTCTACGAGGCCGTCTACGAGCGACTGGACGTGGGTCCCACGACGCGGCTGCTCGGCCTCGGCTGCGGTTCCGGACTCGCCCTGCTGATGGCCACCGCCCGGGGAGCGGCGGTCACCGGTGTCGACGCTTCCCCCGAAAGAATGGCCCTGGCACGGGAGCGGCTGCTGCCCGGGGCGGGGAGCACGCGCGCGCGTGCGGGCACCCGGCTGGTCGAGGGCTCGCCCCGGGAGGCACGGGAGCCGGGTGCTCCCGCCTACAGCCTCGTGACGGCCTTCGAGCCGATCGGGTGCCTCGCGGGCGACTCGGAGGGGCTGGGCGGGCAGCTCGCGGAGGCGACGCCGCTCGCCGAGCGGGGTGCGGCCGTGGTGCTGGCGGGCTGGGGTCCGCCGGAGCGCTGCGCCACGACGTCCGTGCTGCGGGTGGCCACGAAGCTGGCGGAGCCGCTGCGCGCCTCGGGCAGCTGGCGTCCCGCCCTGCGCGACGACCTGGAGGAGGTCGCCCAGCGGGCCGGGCTCAAGCCGGACGGCTCGGGGCGGGTGGCGTGCCCGTTCGGGTACGCCGACGTGGACAGCGCGGTGCGCGGGCTGAAGTCGACGGGGCTGTTCGACGCGGCGATGACGGCGACGGACCAGGTGCAGGTGGACAAGGAGCTGACCGAGGCGCTCCATCCGCACCAGCGGCGCGACGGGACCGTGTGGATGCCGAACGTGTTCCGGTACCTGATCGCCCGGACGCCGTGA
- the proS gene encoding proline--tRNA ligase, producing MAKAPVLTPRADDFPRWYQDLITKAELADNGPVRGTMVIRPYGYGLWERMQAEMDARIKETGTQNAYFPLLIPQSYLTKEADHVEGFAPELAVVTHGGGKELEEPAVVRPTSEMIINDYFSKWVQSYRDLPLLINQWANVVRWELRPRLFLRTTEFLWQEGHTAHATYEEARDFAAHIHRRVYEDFMVNVLAMDVVPGRKTVKERFAGAINTLTLEGMMGDGKALQMATSHELGQNFAKAFNTQYLSKDGRQELVWQTSWGSTTRMIGALVMMHGDDHGLRVPPRLAQIQAVVLAIKGDEAVLAKVRELGDRLKAAGVRVHVDDRTDTPFGRRAVDWELKGVPVRVEVGPRDLENGTAMLARRIPGGKEPVSLEDLVELLPKVLEEDQALLLEQARERRESRTTDVSTIEEAVEAATAGGWARIPWAVLGEEGEAALADHAVTVRCLVAEDGSVPDADDAPGNLAVVARAY from the coding sequence ATGGCTAAAGCACCCGTTCTCACTCCCCGGGCGGACGATTTCCCGCGCTGGTACCAGGACTTGATCACCAAGGCCGAGCTCGCCGACAACGGCCCGGTGCGCGGCACCATGGTCATCCGACCGTACGGGTACGGGCTGTGGGAGCGGATGCAGGCCGAGATGGACGCCCGCATCAAGGAGACGGGCACCCAGAACGCGTACTTCCCCCTGCTGATCCCCCAGTCGTACCTGACCAAGGAGGCGGACCACGTCGAGGGCTTCGCGCCCGAGCTGGCCGTGGTCACGCACGGCGGCGGCAAGGAACTCGAAGAGCCCGCCGTGGTCCGGCCCACCTCCGAGATGATCATCAACGACTACTTCTCCAAGTGGGTGCAGAGCTACCGCGACCTGCCCCTGCTCATCAACCAGTGGGCGAACGTCGTGCGCTGGGAGCTTCGGCCCCGCCTCTTCCTGCGCACGACCGAGTTCCTCTGGCAGGAGGGCCACACCGCGCACGCCACGTACGAGGAGGCGCGCGATTTCGCCGCGCATATCCACCGGCGGGTCTACGAGGACTTCATGGTGAACGTCCTCGCCATGGACGTCGTCCCCGGCCGCAAGACCGTCAAGGAGCGGTTCGCGGGCGCCATCAACACCCTCACCCTCGAAGGCATGATGGGCGACGGCAAGGCCCTCCAGATGGCCACGAGCCATGAACTGGGCCAGAACTTCGCCAAGGCCTTCAACACCCAGTACCTGTCCAAGGACGGCCGGCAGGAGCTGGTCTGGCAGACCTCCTGGGGCTCCACGACCCGCATGATCGGCGCCCTGGTGATGATGCACGGCGACGACCACGGCCTGCGCGTCCCGCCCCGGCTGGCGCAGATCCAGGCCGTGGTGCTCGCGATCAAGGGCGACGAGGCGGTTCTGGCCAAGGTCCGTGAGCTCGGTGACCGGCTGAAGGCGGCCGGGGTCCGCGTCCACGTCGACGACCGCACCGACACCCCGTTCGGCCGCCGCGCCGTCGACTGGGAGCTGAAGGGCGTCCCCGTACGCGTCGAGGTCGGTCCGCGCGACCTGGAGAACGGCACGGCGATGCTCGCGCGCCGCATTCCCGGTGGCAAGGAGCCGGTGTCCCTGGAGGACCTGGTCGAGCTGCTCCCGAAGGTGCTCGAAGAGGACCAGGCGCTGCTGCTGGAGCAGGCCCGGGAGCGCCGGGAGTCCCGTACGACCGACGTCTCCACGATCGAGGAGGCCGTCGAGGCCGCGACCGCCGGCGGCTGGGCGCGCATCCCCTGGGCGGTGCTCGGCGAGGAGGGCGAGGCCGCACTGGCCGACCACGCGGTGACCGTACGGTGTCTGGTCGCCGAGGACGGGTCGGTGCCGGACGCCGACGACGCACCCGGTAACCTCGCCGTCGTCGCACGCGCTTACTGA
- the rpsP gene encoding 30S ribosomal protein S16, whose protein sequence is MAVKIKLKRLGKIRSPHYRIVVADSRTRRDGRAIEEIGKYHPTYNPSVIEVDAERVAYWLGVGAQPTEPVMAILKKTGDWQKFKGEPAPAPLLTQPEKAARPSFEALGGDDEGKGEAITQKKKAEKKDDAAAESASTEA, encoded by the coding sequence GTGGCAGTCAAGATCAAGCTGAAGCGTCTGGGCAAGATCCGTTCGCCTCACTACCGCATCGTCGTCGCCGACTCCCGTACCCGTCGTGACGGCCGTGCGATCGAGGAGATCGGCAAGTACCACCCGACGTACAACCCGTCGGTGATCGAGGTCGACGCCGAGCGCGTGGCGTACTGGCTCGGTGTCGGCGCCCAGCCGACCGAGCCCGTGATGGCCATCCTCAAGAAGACCGGCGACTGGCAGAAGTTCAAGGGCGAGCCCGCTCCGGCTCCGCTCCTGACGCAGCCCGAGAAGGCCGCGCGCCCGTCGTTCGAGGCTCTCGGCGGTGACGACGAGGGCAAGGGTGAGGCGATCACCCAGAAGAAGAAGGCTGAGAAGAAGGACGACGCTGCCGCTGAGTCCGCTTCGACCGAGGCCTGA
- a CDS encoding RNA-binding protein, which yields MLEEALEHLVKGIVDNPDDVQVASRNLRRGRVLEVRVHPDDLGKVIGRNGRTARALRTVVGAIGGRGVRVDLVDVDHVR from the coding sequence ATGCTCGAGGAGGCTCTCGAGCACCTCGTGAAGGGCATCGTCGACAACCCTGACGATGTGCAGGTCGCCTCGCGCAACCTGCGCCGTGGGCGGGTGCTCGAGGTCCGGGTCCACCCGGACGACCTCGGCAAGGTCATCGGCCGCAACGGCCGGACCGCACGCGCCCTGCGCACCGTCGTGGGCGCCATCGGCGGTCGCGGAGTCCGCGTCGACCTCGTCGACGTGGACCACGTCCGCTGA